One Shewanella sp. MR-4 DNA window includes the following coding sequences:
- the nqrM gene encoding (Na+)-NQR maturation NqrM produces the protein MSTFIAAFVILLLFFLLMSIGYLIKRKAVEGSCGGLGVLGIEKACDCDDPCDKRKRRMAAEEARREKLTKDRII, from the coding sequence ATGAGCACTTTTATCGCGGCATTTGTGATTTTATTACTGTTCTTTTTGCTTATGTCGATAGGTTATCTCATCAAGCGCAAAGCCGTTGAAGGAAGCTGTGGCGGTTTAGGTGTATTAGGGATTGAAAAAGCCTGCGATTGTGATGATCCCTGCGACAAGCGTAAGCGTCGTATGGCCGCAGAAGAAGCGCGCCGTGAGAAGTTAACGAAAGACAGGATCATTTAA
- a CDS encoding FAD:protein FMN transferase: protein MFKTLALKTPVLKTSVLKHSVNWLVLVGLAFFISACSKQDEVISLAGSTMGTTYHIKVVPNEQMPTAQLLQAEIDLALEQVNNQMSTYRPNSELSRFNQLPLEQSVEVSPDTIKVVKEGMRLYNVTDKALDITLGPLVNLWGFGPDKRPTKVPTQADIDAAKAKTGISELSIEGNRLSKHNAHLYVDLSSIAKGFGVDKVASILDKYHASGYLVEIGGELSIKGTKGDGSSWRVAIEKPTDDGMAVQQVIEPGTMAMATSGDYRNYYEEEGQRFTHIIDPRTGLPINHKLASVTVLHKECMTADGFATAMMVLGTEASLELAKKEHLAIMLIEKQGEGFKVYYSDAFKPFLK, encoded by the coding sequence TAAAAACCTCAGTGTTAAAGCATTCAGTGAACTGGCTGGTCCTTGTAGGTCTAGCCTTTTTTATTTCAGCCTGTAGCAAACAGGATGAGGTTATCTCCCTCGCGGGCAGCACAATGGGCACGACCTACCACATTAAAGTGGTTCCCAATGAGCAAATGCCAACGGCCCAGCTGTTGCAGGCCGAAATTGACTTAGCCCTAGAGCAAGTCAATAACCAGATGTCGACTTATCGACCCAATTCAGAACTGTCTCGTTTCAATCAGTTACCGCTCGAGCAAAGCGTTGAAGTGTCGCCGGATACCATTAAAGTGGTTAAAGAAGGCATGCGTTTGTATAACGTGACGGACAAAGCCTTAGACATTACCTTAGGGCCGCTGGTGAACCTATGGGGATTTGGCCCCGATAAACGCCCAACCAAAGTGCCAACTCAAGCCGATATCGATGCGGCTAAAGCCAAAACGGGTATCAGTGAGCTTTCTATCGAAGGCAATCGCTTAAGCAAGCACAATGCGCATTTATATGTGGACTTGTCTTCAATCGCCAAAGGTTTTGGCGTGGACAAAGTGGCCTCGATTTTAGATAAGTACCATGCAAGCGGTTACTTAGTCGAAATTGGTGGCGAGCTGAGCATTAAAGGCACTAAAGGCGATGGTAGCTCATGGCGCGTCGCGATAGAGAAACCGACCGATGATGGCATGGCGGTGCAACAGGTGATTGAGCCTGGCACTATGGCGATGGCAACGTCGGGGGATTATCGCAATTATTATGAGGAAGAAGGTCAGCGTTTTACTCATATAATTGATCCACGTACCGGTTTACCTATTAATCATAAGCTAGCATCTGTGACCGTTTTGCATAAAGAATGTATGACGGCCGATGGTTTTGCGACGGCGATGATGGTTTTAGGCACAGAAGCGTCATTGGAGCTTGCCAAGAAAGAACACTTGGCGATAATGCTAATAGAAAAGCAAGGCGAAGGATTTAAAGTCTACTACAGTGACGCCTTCAAGCCTTTCCTTAAGTAG